The following are from one region of the Flexibacter flexilis DSM 6793 genome:
- a CDS encoding N-acetylmuramoyl-L-alanine amidase family protein, with protein sequence MLKNIVSICLIASVVVLGSFTTLEKSKGHYKLRTIVIDAGHGGKDPGCLGAKSKEGEVTLKIALELGKTLNTYMPDVKVIYTRKTNHFVELHDRAGIANKNNADLFISIHCNSGPKHIYGSETYTMGLHTTKGNLEVAKRENDVVLQEDNYLQKYEGFDPKSPLAHIFFAQMQNAHVASSLILAEKIENQFKKRVGRNSRGVKQAGFLVLWRTAMPSVLIETGYLTNRDEEKYLNNELGQVYLASGIYRAIRDYREEMEQN encoded by the coding sequence ATGCTCAAAAATATTGTTTCTATCTGTCTTATTGCTTCAGTTGTTGTATTGGGTTCGTTTACTACTTTAGAGAAATCCAAAGGCCACTATAAATTACGCACCATTGTTATTGATGCGGGGCATGGCGGCAAAGACCCTGGTTGTTTGGGTGCCAAATCCAAAGAAGGTGAAGTTACGCTCAAAATCGCGCTGGAGTTGGGCAAAACCCTCAACACGTATATGCCTGATGTGAAAGTCATTTACACACGCAAAACCAATCATTTCGTAGAGCTACACGACCGCGCAGGCATTGCCAACAAAAATAATGCCGACCTTTTCATTTCTATTCACTGCAACTCTGGACCCAAGCATATTTATGGCTCAGAAACCTACACGATGGGTTTGCATACCACCAAAGGCAACTTAGAAGTAGCCAAACGCGAAAATGACGTAGTTTTGCAGGAAGACAACTATTTGCAGAAATACGAAGGCTTTGACCCAAAATCGCCACTGGCACATATTTTCTTTGCACAAATGCAAAATGCACACGTGGCAAGTTCTTTAATTTTGGCCGAAAAAATTGAAAATCAGTTCAAAAAACGCGTTGGCCGCAACAGTCGAGGCGTAAAACAAGCAGGTTTCTTGGTGCTTTGGCGTACCGCTATGCCGAGCGTACTCATCGAAACGGGCTACTTGACCAACCGCGACGAAGAAAAATATTTGAACAACGAACTAGGACAAGTTTATTTAGCTTCAGGAATTTATAGAGCCATTCGCGACTATCGCGAGGAAATGGAACAAAACTAA
- a CDS encoding ClpXP adapter SpxH family protein produces the protein MIKYWLILCCVLAFGGWACSRPNTSQSMTTPQNPLLCDTASGTCAMPETAHTANPSEATITPETTAGKPVKIIYFTDPICSSCWGIEPQLRRLKLEYGAYLDIEYRMGGLLPSWEIYNSGGISKPSDVAQHWDEASAYYQMPIDGDVWLQDPLPSSYPPSVAFKAAQMQDGTKAIAFMRRLREMVFLEKKNITKPEHIATAATQSGLDAKQLAQDIGGKAQTLFEQDLALGRQMSVRGFPTMFFTDADGNRLTVYGFRPYEAYVDALKRLYPTATAQPFAADWESLFAKYPTLSTQEFAVLTGSSFAVAQNRLLDLFKQNKLRQQSCKNGVLWIK, from the coding sequence ATGATAAAATATTGGCTGATTCTCTGCTGTGTGCTTGCCTTCGGTGGCTGGGCGTGCAGCAGACCCAACACTTCTCAATCCATGACAACACCCCAAAATCCCTTGCTTTGCGACACGGCCAGCGGCACTTGTGCCATGCCCGAAACCGCACACACGGCCAATCCTTCGGAGGCTACGATTACCCCTGAAACTACGGCGGGCAAACCCGTCAAAATTATTTATTTCACCGACCCAATATGCTCAAGCTGTTGGGGAATAGAACCGCAATTGCGTCGCTTAAAGCTCGAATACGGCGCGTATCTGGACATTGAATACCGCATGGGCGGCCTGCTGCCTTCGTGGGAAATCTATAACAGCGGCGGCATCAGCAAGCCTTCGGACGTGGCGCAGCACTGGGACGAAGCAAGCGCGTATTACCAAATGCCCATTGATGGCGATGTGTGGCTGCAAGACCCATTGCCTTCGTCTTATCCGCCGTCGGTGGCGTTCAAAGCCGCCCAAATGCAAGACGGCACGAAAGCCATTGCGTTTATGCGCCGCCTGCGCGAAATGGTTTTTTTGGAGAAAAAGAACATTACCAAACCTGAACATATCGCTACTGCTGCCACGCAGTCGGGCTTAGATGCCAAGCAATTAGCCCAAGACATTGGAGGCAAAGCCCAAACCCTTTTTGAACAAGATTTGGCATTGGGCAGGCAAATGAGTGTGCGCGGCTTCCCGACCATGTTTTTTACGGATGCCGACGGCAACCGCCTGACTGTTTATGGATTTAGGCCTTATGAGGCGTATGTAGATGCGCTTAAACGCCTATATCCGACGGCAACGGCTCAGCCTTTCGCGGCAGATTGGGAAAGTTTGTTTGCTAAATACCCGACACTGAGCACACAAGAGTTTGCAGTGCTAACGGGGAGTTCGTTTGCTGTTGCGCAAAATCGCTTGTTGGATTTATTCAAACAAAACAAACTCCGCCAACAAAGCTGCAAAAATGGTGTGCTTTGGATAAAATAA
- a CDS encoding ATP-binding cassette domain-containing protein: protein MSEELLQSLMQLFAIIAKLDGTKAEERNVVALFLNNQLNLEDSEKYLSFFDQYLEEHSRVRKTPKNVTENVRLTVRDSSKMLLICTRINQELSQRQKVVVLFTLFSLIRADDHISAIEYEFLTTVADIFNISIKEFKLIETFAWSKQLHEADMEDLLLISSKRQRQYNISRHIVAPHLEGEITVMRVAAIGMYMVRFDGAGVYYLNGLQMFSGEIYALESGSVIKGDHLHAIYYSDIVSKFLDTEGHEHINFTALNISYQFTSGRVGLHNLSISEDSGKLVGLMGASGAGKSTLLEILNGNMPPTHGQVLLNGVDIHKYPKDIKGVIGYVPQDDLLIEELTVYQNLYYAARLCFGNYSKTQIDELVDKTLLSLGLSDIAQLKVGTALDKSISGGERKRLNIGLELLRAPSVLFVDEPTSGLSSRDSLNIMDLLKELTLSGKLVFVVIHQPSSDIFKMFDKLVIIDTGGYPIYYGNPIEAIVYFKSLVNQINKQQTVCSECGNVNPEQIFDIVETRIVNQYGRFTSKRKFLPETWNQHFVEIQKDQEFKVIKSPITGNLHVANWLKQWQLFLQRDFLSKINDKQYLIINFIQAPLLAFVLAFVNRYYKNTSDGQGYIFGENENIPVFFFIGIIVALFMGLVVSAEEIFHDRRMLKREAFLDLSRSGYLLSKIAVLFTMSAIQTLMFVLVSNLILDIRDFTLVEWLILFSVSCFANILGLNISSAFNSAVTIYIMIPILLIPQLVLGGIVVKFDKINPAMSSGDKVPFLGDMMVSRWAFEAVMVSQFRYNPYMQPLFDYDRQINQAEFKKVYLYPALANKAQEAKDLIGVANKTAKLTHDLTILNTHLAQEAELLAIPQPLFMHNLTADHFTAAVADSALFFIQKLTDYQSDIYNRTLQDKQMYIAIKTATPTSSRLWLERKQLYSNSAVAEMVKNTSQTERMEEAETQFYQKLYPIYRPNTPDTPVWSVRSHFFAAEKSWLGYKISTLWFNLLVIWLMCLVAYAALYYELLSKIVAYLAKMMD, encoded by the coding sequence ATGAGCGAAGAACTCTTACAAAGCCTCATGCAGCTTTTTGCTATCATTGCCAAGCTCGACGGCACGAAAGCAGAAGAACGCAACGTGGTGGCGTTGTTTCTGAACAATCAACTAAACTTAGAAGACAGCGAAAAATACCTGTCATTTTTTGACCAATACCTCGAAGAGCATAGCCGTGTGCGCAAAACGCCCAAAAATGTCACGGAAAATGTACGACTTACCGTGCGCGATTCTTCGAAAATGCTCTTGATTTGTACGCGCATCAATCAGGAATTGAGCCAGCGGCAAAAAGTAGTCGTATTGTTTACATTATTTTCGCTGATTCGAGCGGACGACCATATTTCGGCCATCGAATATGAATTTCTGACCACCGTGGCAGACATATTCAATATCAGTATTAAAGAGTTTAAGCTCATCGAAACATTTGCGTGGAGCAAGCAACTGCACGAGGCCGACATGGAAGATTTGCTTTTAATTTCGTCCAAACGCCAACGCCAATACAACATTAGTCGTCATATTGTAGCCCCGCATCTGGAGGGCGAAATTACGGTCATGCGCGTGGCCGCCATCGGAATGTACATGGTACGGTTTGATGGTGCAGGCGTGTATTATCTTAATGGTTTACAAATGTTTTCGGGGGAAATTTATGCCTTAGAATCGGGCAGCGTAATTAAAGGCGACCATTTACACGCCATTTATTATAGCGACATTGTCAGTAAATTTTTGGATACCGAAGGCCACGAACATATCAACTTCACGGCACTGAACATTTCTTACCAGTTTACAAGTGGTCGGGTTGGGCTGCACAACCTCAGTATTAGCGAAGACTCAGGCAAGTTGGTGGGTTTAATGGGTGCAAGTGGAGCAGGCAAATCTACTTTATTAGAAATCCTGAATGGAAATATGCCCCCCACTCACGGCCAAGTGCTGCTCAATGGTGTAGATATTCACAAATATCCCAAAGACATCAAAGGCGTAATCGGCTACGTGCCGCAAGACGATTTGCTCATCGAAGAACTAACCGTTTATCAAAATCTTTACTACGCGGCGCGGCTATGCTTCGGTAATTATTCAAAAACTCAAATAGATGAGTTGGTAGATAAAACACTGCTCAGTTTGGGACTTTCGGACATAGCCCAACTGAAAGTAGGCACAGCTTTAGACAAAAGTATTAGCGGCGGCGAGCGCAAACGCCTCAATATTGGTTTGGAGTTGCTGCGCGCCCCGTCGGTGCTGTTCGTGGACGAGCCAACTTCTGGCCTTTCCTCACGCGACTCGCTCAATATCATGGACTTACTCAAAGAACTGACGCTTTCGGGGAAGTTAGTTTTTGTCGTAATCCATCAACCCTCTTCGGATATTTTCAAGATGTTCGACAAACTTGTTATCATAGATACGGGCGGCTACCCGATTTACTACGGCAATCCCATCGAAGCCATTGTTTATTTCAAAAGCCTTGTAAACCAAATTAATAAACAACAAACGGTTTGTTCGGAATGCGGGAACGTGAACCCAGAACAGATTTTTGACATCGTGGAAACGCGTATCGTCAATCAGTACGGCAGGTTTACGAGTAAGCGTAAATTTTTGCCCGAAACCTGGAATCAACATTTTGTAGAAATACAAAAAGACCAAGAATTTAAGGTCATCAAATCGCCCATCACAGGCAATTTGCACGTAGCGAACTGGCTCAAACAGTGGCAATTATTCTTGCAACGGGATTTTTTATCCAAAATCAATGACAAGCAATATTTGATTATCAATTTTATACAAGCTCCTTTGCTGGCATTTGTGTTGGCCTTCGTGAATCGTTATTACAAAAACACAAGCGATGGGCAGGGTTATATTTTTGGAGAAAACGAAAACATTCCCGTCTTCTTTTTTATTGGCATTATCGTGGCATTGTTTATGGGCTTGGTGGTCAGTGCCGAAGAAATTTTTCATGACCGCCGAATGCTCAAACGCGAGGCCTTTTTGGATTTGAGCCGAAGCGGTTATTTGCTTTCAAAAATTGCGGTGCTATTCACGATGTCTGCGATTCAGACACTTATGTTTGTGTTAGTCAGCAATTTGATTTTGGATATTCGGGATTTTACGCTGGTGGAATGGCTTATTTTGTTTTCAGTTTCTTGTTTTGCCAACATACTCGGACTCAATATTTCCTCGGCTTTCAACTCGGCGGTAACGATTTATATTATGATTCCTATTTTGCTCATTCCTCAACTGGTATTGGGTGGCATCGTCGTGAAATTTGATAAAATAAACCCCGCCATGAGCAGCGGCGACAAAGTGCCATTTCTGGGCGACATGATGGTTTCGCGTTGGGCGTTTGAGGCCGTGATGGTGAGCCAATTCCGCTACAATCCGTATATGCAGCCGCTTTTCGACTATGATCGCCAAATCAATCAGGCCGAATTTAAAAAAGTGTATTTGTATCCTGCATTAGCCAACAAGGCACAAGAAGCCAAAGATTTGATTGGGGTAGCAAACAAAACCGCTAAATTAACACATGATTTAACTATTCTGAATACACATTTGGCGCAAGAAGCCGAGCTACTGGCCATACCTCAGCCACTTTTTATGCACAACCTCACTGCCGATCATTTTACGGCGGCAGTGGCCGACAGTGCTTTGTTTTTTATCCAAAAACTCACTGATTATCAGTCGGATATTTATAACAGAACGCTGCAAGACAAGCAAATGTACATCGCCATCAAGACGGCTACGCCGACTTCCTCGCGGCTTTGGTTGGAGCGAAAACAATTGTATAGCAATTCGGCAGTGGCCGAGATGGTCAAAAATACCAGCCAAACCGAACGCATGGAAGAAGCCGAAACGCAATTTTATCAAAAACTTTATCCCATTTATCGCCCAAACACACCTGATACGCCCGTTTGGAGCGTAAGAAGCCATTTTTTTGCTGCCGAAAAAAGTTGGTTGGGTTACAAAATCAGTACGTTATGGTTCAACTTGCTCGTTATTTGGCTCATGTGTTTGGTGGCATATGCGGCACTGTATTACGAGTTGTTGAGCAAAATAGTTGCTTATTTGGCCAAGATGATGGACTAA
- a CDS encoding winged helix-turn-helix transcriptional regulator, with amino-acid sequence MTNTTPPPQCPAETLLKLLSGKWKPQIFRMATQNALRFSVLLKTLEGANKQSIAVALKELEQADLLHKQIISQKPLHIEYRLSARGQQMIPVFEQLEKLLG; translated from the coding sequence ATGACCAACACCACCCCGCCGCCCCAATGCCCCGCCGAAACGCTGCTCAAATTGCTTTCGGGCAAATGGAAACCCCAAATCTTTAGAATGGCCACCCAAAACGCCCTGCGTTTCAGTGTGTTGCTCAAAACATTAGAAGGCGCAAACAAACAAAGTATTGCCGTTGCTCTCAAAGAACTCGAACAAGCCGACCTGCTCCACAAACAAATTATTTCCCAAAAACCGCTGCACATCGAATACAGGCTTTCGGCCAGAGGCCAACAAATGATACCTGTGTTTGAGCAGTTAGAAAAGCTATTGGGGTAA
- a CDS encoding putative LPS assembly protein LptD, whose product MLRKFDLKGTLFLCTMLLALGAAAQNNTSSPKTKTAPPTDTTRTDSLKAKQIGDVKTTVTYTATDSMRFDIDTKKVYLYGQADIDYGDISLNADRVEINWENNTLKATGTPDSAGGKEHGTPVFKQGADQYVAKVIKYNFKTKQGHISEIVTQQGEGYLHGETVKKAANDEMFVQHAQYTTCNLAHPHFYINAQKIKMIPKDKLISGPFNLVLADVPTPLGFFMGIFPTPESRSSGIIIPTYGEATDRGFYLRDGGYYWSVNDNIGINFLGQIYSKGSYGLSVASQYKKRYAYDGNFAIRHNYRKTGDESNPDIFKDYWIEWSHRPVTRKSSSFSASVNAGSSGYNNRNSFNANNYLAASFSSRVSYSKTFTGTPFSLGVNASQQQSSSGVMNFTLPDVAFNMMSIYPFRGKTGSQNNWYQNINMSYAMTSQNSISNNRLIRPTFTDIDEKLYNRDLNTMLVLKESSTSDVLKRMNTGVSHRIPISTTFRILNNINVSPSVSYSENWYFRRFKFNTVNYGSVLGDSINADTTNGFYRVYNYNTSISLNTRMYGTFYTRRSKKIEAFRHTINPNVGFSYQPDFSDTRYGMYKRVTANNKEYVLDPYQGSLYGGASRGKSASMSFGLTNSLEMKLRAKPDTNAKADAKPPKGKKVSLIDNFSINSAYNFAADSFNLSPISMRAQTNILGRFALNVGATLDPYIYVIDDKNTTTGTRINKFAWDTKGKGLGQFSNFMATLSTSLNPAALKPKTLAKAQNDPNLQSELDFINANRDLYVDFTVPWNLSINYAFYYSKTGYAASNITQSVTVSGDISITKNWKITSNSGYDFKSKQFVYPNIGIFREMHCWQMRFDWTPTGTRGGSFSINISPKASILQDLKFTRRRSWYDNY is encoded by the coding sequence TTGTTACGCAAATTCGACCTGAAAGGAACATTATTCCTTTGCACAATGCTGTTAGCTCTGGGAGCTGCCGCACAAAACAACACGAGTAGTCCGAAAACAAAGACTGCTCCACCAACAGACACTACGCGCACCGACAGCTTGAAAGCCAAGCAGATAGGCGATGTAAAGACAACCGTAACCTACACGGCTACCGACTCGATGCGTTTTGATATTGATACAAAAAAAGTATATCTGTACGGACAAGCCGATATAGATTACGGCGACATTTCACTCAATGCCGACCGCGTAGAAATCAATTGGGAAAATAATACGCTCAAAGCAACAGGTACACCCGACTCGGCTGGAGGGAAAGAACACGGCACACCCGTATTCAAACAAGGGGCAGATCAATATGTTGCCAAAGTCATTAAATACAATTTTAAAACCAAGCAAGGCCATATTTCCGAAATCGTAACACAGCAAGGCGAAGGCTATTTGCACGGCGAAACCGTCAAGAAAGCGGCCAACGACGAAATGTTTGTGCAACACGCTCAATACACTACCTGTAATTTGGCGCACCCGCACTTTTATATCAATGCCCAAAAAATTAAGATGATACCGAAAGATAAACTTATTTCGGGGCCTTTTAATTTGGTACTGGCCGATGTGCCTACGCCGCTGGGCTTTTTTATGGGAATTTTCCCGACTCCAGAGTCAAGGTCTTCGGGCATTATTATTCCGACTTACGGCGAGGCTACCGACAGAGGTTTTTATCTGCGCGATGGTGGCTATTATTGGTCTGTAAATGACAATATTGGCATTAACTTTTTAGGCCAAATTTATTCTAAAGGAAGTTATGGCTTGTCGGTGGCTTCGCAGTACAAAAAACGCTATGCCTACGACGGTAATTTTGCCATCAGACACAACTACCGTAAAACAGGCGACGAAAGTAACCCTGATATTTTTAAAGATTATTGGATAGAATGGTCGCACAGGCCTGTTACGCGTAAAAGTAGCAGTTTCTCGGCTTCCGTTAATGCAGGTTCGTCGGGCTACAACAACCGTAACTCATTCAATGCCAACAACTATTTGGCGGCTTCATTTAGCTCGCGCGTTTCTTATTCCAAAACCTTTACGGGTACGCCTTTTAGTTTGGGGGTAAATGCTTCGCAGCAACAAAGCAGTTCGGGTGTTATGAATTTCACATTGCCCGATGTGGCCTTCAACATGATGAGTATTTATCCGTTCAGAGGCAAAACGGGCAGCCAAAATAATTGGTATCAGAACATCAACATGAGTTATGCCATGACCTCGCAAAACTCCATTTCCAACAACCGACTTATCAGACCGACTTTTACAGACATCGACGAAAAATTATACAATCGCGATTTGAATACAATGTTGGTCTTGAAAGAATCAAGTACTTCTGATGTACTGAAACGTATGAATACAGGCGTTTCGCACCGTATCCCGATTTCGACTACGTTTAGAATTTTGAATAACATTAACGTTTCGCCTTCGGTGAGCTATTCAGAAAACTGGTATTTCAGACGTTTTAAGTTTAATACGGTAAATTATGGAAGTGTGTTAGGCGACAGTATCAACGCCGATACAACCAATGGTTTTTATCGCGTGTATAACTACAATACTTCTATCAGCCTTAATACGCGTATGTACGGAACATTCTATACACGTCGTAGTAAAAAAATTGAGGCATTCCGCCATACGATTAACCCAAACGTAGGTTTTTCGTATCAACCAGACTTTTCGGATACACGTTACGGAATGTACAAACGCGTAACAGCCAACAATAAAGAATATGTACTTGACCCGTATCAGGGCAGTTTGTACGGTGGCGCATCGCGCGGCAAATCAGCCAGTATGTCGTTTGGCCTCACCAACTCATTGGAAATGAAGCTACGCGCCAAACCTGACACCAACGCCAAAGCAGACGCCAAGCCACCCAAAGGCAAGAAAGTTTCGTTGATTGATAACTTCTCGATTAACAGTGCTTACAACTTTGCGGCGGACTCTTTCAATCTTTCGCCTATTTCGATGCGTGCGCAAACCAATATTTTGGGACGTTTTGCCCTCAACGTAGGCGCGACACTCGACCCGTATATTTATGTGATTGACGATAAAAATACGACCACAGGCACGCGCATTAACAAGTTTGCTTGGGATACGAAAGGCAAAGGCCTTGGGCAGTTTTCTAATTTTATGGCAACGCTTTCTACGAGCCTAAACCCTGCGGCACTCAAGCCAAAGACGTTGGCCAAAGCCCAAAACGATCCGAATTTGCAATCCGAATTAGATTTTATTAATGCCAACCGCGATTTGTACGTGGACTTTACGGTGCCTTGGAATTTGAGTATCAACTACGCGTTCTATTATAGCAAAACAGGTTATGCGGCCTCGAACATTACGCAATCCGTAACCGTATCGGGCGATATTAGCATTACCAAAAACTGGAAAATCACTTCTAATTCGGGTTACGATTTCAAATCAAAACAGTTTGTTTACCCGAATATTGGGATTTTCAGGGAAATGCACTGCTGGCAAATGCGCTTCGACTGGACACCGACAGGTACACGTGGCGGATCGTTTAGCATCAACATTAGCCCGAAAGCCTCTATCCTGCAAGACCTCAAGTTTACGCGCCGCCGTAGCTGGTACGATAACTATTAA